In the Thermodesulfobacteriota bacterium genome, one interval contains:
- a CDS encoding type II toxin-antitoxin system RelE/ParE family toxin: MRDAIGRHLSHEPNKTSRSRIKRLQGISRPQYRLLVGEIRVFYDIVEAAVEILAIVPKSKAPAWLEELGEKE; the protein is encoded by the coding sequence GTGCGCGATGCGATCGGACGACATCTAAGCCATGAGCCCAATAAAACAAGTCGAAGTCGAATAAAACGTTTGCAGGGGATCAGTCGTCCTCAATATCGGTTACTTGTCGGTGAAATTCGAGTGTTCTATGATATAGTAGAGGCGGCAGTAGAAATATTGGCGATTGTACCAAAATCAAAGGCTCCTGCCTGGCTTGAAGAGTTGGGAGAAAAAGAATGA
- a CDS encoding type II toxin-antitoxin system Phd/YefM family antitoxin — translation MKKVPLSEVKDQLSEYLHLAEEEEIIITRHGKPAGILIGFASEDDWFDYRLEHDPRFLFRVERARKSLRERKGVYLKDLPE, via the coding sequence ATGAAGAAAGTGCCATTGTCAGAAGTAAAGGATCAACTCTCGGAATATTTGCACTTGGCAGAGGAAGAAGAGATAATAATAACTCGGCATGGAAAACCTGCCGGCATTTTGATAGGCTTTGCTTCAGAGGATGATTGGTTTGATTACCGGTTGGAGCATGATCCGAGGTTTTTATTCCGAGTTGAAAGAGCAAGGAAAAGCTTGCGTGAGCGGAAAGGTGTGTATTTAAAAGATCTTCCTGAATGA